One segment of Thermococcus profundus DNA contains the following:
- the tpiA gene encoding triose-phosphate isomerase produces the protein MGKLKEPIIAINFKTYIEATGKRALEIAKAAEKVSKETGITFVVAPQLADLRMIAESVEIPVFAQHIDPIKPGSHTGHVLPEAVKEAGAIGTLLNHSENRMILADLEAAIRRAEEVGLMTMVCSNNPAVSAAVAALGPDYVAVEPPELIGTGIPVSKAQPEVVTNTVELVKKVNPDVGVLTGAGISTGEDVKKALELGSVGVLLASGVTKAKDPEKAIRDLVSLII, from the coding sequence ATGGGGAAGCTTAAGGAGCCTATTATAGCGATAAACTTCAAGACCTACATCGAGGCAACGGGAAAGAGGGCCCTCGAGATAGCGAAGGCGGCCGAGAAGGTCTCCAAAGAGACAGGGATAACCTTCGTGGTCGCCCCTCAACTGGCAGACCTGAGGATGATAGCGGAGAGCGTTGAGATCCCTGTCTTCGCCCAGCACATCGACCCGATAAAGCCCGGAAGCCACACCGGCCACGTCCTCCCGGAGGCGGTTAAAGAGGCTGGGGCCATTGGGACACTCCTCAACCACTCCGAGAACAGAATGATCCTAGCCGACCTTGAGGCGGCGATAAGAAGGGCGGAGGAAGTCGGGCTTATGACCATGGTCTGCTCCAACAATCCAGCCGTTTCGGCGGCTGTCGCTGCCCTCGGCCCGGACTACGTTGCCGTCGAGCCGCCGGAGCTCATAGGAACAGGAATTCCAGTGAGCAAGGCCCAGCCGGAAGTAGTCACCAACACCGTCGAGCTCGTGAAGAAGGTAAACCCAGACGTTGGCGTCCTGACTGGTGCAGGCATAAGCACCGGCGAGGACGTCAAGAAGGCCCTTGAGCTCGGAAGCGTTGGAGTTCTTCTCGCAAGCGGCGTTACCAAGGCCAAAGATCCTGAGAAGGCGATAAGAGACCTCGTCTCGCTGATAATCTGA
- the rpiA gene encoding ribose-5-phosphate isomerase RpiA — MNVEELKKAVAREALSFVEDDMVVGLGTGSTTSYFIRLLGKKVMEEELEVYGVPTSHQSRILAIESGIPIASLDEVDAIDIAVDGADEVDPDLNLIKGRGAALTMEKIIEYRAGTFLVLVDEGKLVERLGQKMPVPIEVIPAAWRAIAEELEVFNATAELRFAAKKDGPVVTDNGNFILDARFERIDDPLDMEIELNTIPGVVENGIFADIADVVLVGTPEGVKRLER; from the coding sequence ATGAACGTTGAGGAACTCAAGAAGGCCGTTGCTCGTGAGGCTCTTTCATTCGTGGAGGACGACATGGTGGTCGGCCTCGGAACCGGATCTACGACTTCGTATTTCATCAGACTACTCGGAAAGAAGGTGATGGAGGAGGAGCTCGAGGTATACGGGGTGCCCACTTCACACCAATCCCGGATCCTGGCCATAGAGTCTGGAATTCCCATAGCATCGCTCGATGAGGTGGATGCCATCGATATAGCCGTTGACGGAGCGGACGAAGTCGATCCCGACCTCAATCTCATAAAGGGGCGCGGCGCGGCCCTTACAATGGAGAAAATAATCGAGTACCGCGCTGGAACCTTCCTCGTGCTGGTCGATGAGGGCAAGCTCGTGGAGAGACTCGGCCAAAAGATGCCCGTTCCGATAGAGGTCATTCCAGCGGCCTGGAGAGCGATAGCGGAGGAACTTGAAGTCTTCAACGCCACGGCGGAGCTCAGGTTTGCCGCCAAGAAGGACGGACCGGTTGTAACAGACAACGGCAACTTCATCCTCGATGCCAGATTCGAGAGGATAGACGATCCCCTCGACATGGAGATAGAGCTCAACACCATCCCGGGCGTCGTTGAGAACGGGATCTTCGCGGACATAGCCGATGTAGTGCTCGTCGGGACACCCGAGGGTGTCAAGAGGCTCGAACGTTAA
- the minD gene encoding cell division ATPase MinD, with translation MEGRSIVFASGKGGTGKTTTVANLGVALAQFGKEVILIDADITMANLSLVLGMEDIPITLHDVLAREADLKDAIYEGPAGVKVIPGGLSLEKIKKAKPERLREVIREISQMADFILIDAPAGLEMTSVTALLIGKELIIVTNPEISAITDSLKTKLIAEKLGTLPLGAILNRVTNEKTELTQEEIEAILEVPVLAVIPEDPEVKRASAYGVPLVIKNPTSPAAIAVKQLAAKLAGIKWQPPEPESPIKRVFKALFGGKR, from the coding sequence TTGGAGGGCCGCTCCATCGTTTTTGCATCTGGAAAAGGTGGTACCGGAAAAACAACGACCGTTGCTAACTTGGGTGTGGCACTGGCCCAGTTTGGAAAGGAAGTGATTTTGATTGACGCCGATATAACCATGGCGAACCTCAGCCTCGTCCTTGGAATGGAGGACATACCGATAACCCTCCACGACGTCCTGGCGAGGGAGGCGGATCTCAAGGACGCGATATACGAGGGGCCAGCGGGGGTTAAGGTCATACCCGGTGGACTAAGCCTCGAGAAGATAAAGAAGGCCAAGCCGGAGAGGCTCAGGGAGGTCATAAGGGAGATAAGCCAGATGGCGGATTTTATCCTGATAGACGCACCCGCAGGTCTTGAGATGACATCGGTTACCGCCCTGCTCATTGGTAAGGAGCTGATTATAGTCACCAACCCGGAGATCTCCGCGATTACTGACTCCCTCAAGACCAAGCTGATAGCCGAGAAGCTTGGAACCCTCCCACTCGGCGCGATCCTCAACAGGGTCACCAACGAGAAGACCGAGCTCACTCAGGAGGAGATCGAGGCAATACTGGAGGTTCCAGTTCTCGCGGTCATCCCCGAGGATCCCGAGGTGAAGAGAGCCTCCGCCTACGGTGTTCCGCTCGTGATAAAGAACCCGACGAGCCCCGCAGCCATCGCCGTCAAGCAGCTGGCGGCGAAACTGGCAGGAATAAAGTGGCAGCCGCCCGAGCCAGAGAGCCCGATAAAGAGGGTCTTCAAAGCTCTCTTCGGAGGAAAGAGGTGA
- the dph5 gene encoding diphthine synthase produces the protein MAIYFIGLGLYDEKDVTLKGLEAAKKCEEVFAEFYTSLLAGTTIEKIEELIGKPIKRLSREDVELNFERIVLREAKDKDVAFLTAGDPMVATTHADLRIRAKKAGIESYVIHAPSIYSAVAITGLQIYKFGKSATVAYPEKNWFPTSHYDVIRENKERSLHTLLFLDIKADQNRYMTANEAMEILLQVEEMKGQGVFTPETLVVVLARAGSLNPTLKAGYVRDMLKEDFGRQPHVLIVPGRLHIVEAEYLVEFAGAPKEILEEV, from the coding sequence ATGGCGATTTACTTCATAGGTCTGGGTCTTTACGACGAAAAGGATGTAACGCTCAAGGGGCTCGAAGCGGCGAAGAAGTGCGAGGAAGTTTTTGCGGAGTTTTACACCTCCCTACTAGCCGGAACGACAATTGAGAAGATTGAGGAGCTGATAGGAAAGCCCATAAAGCGGCTGAGCAGGGAGGACGTCGAGCTGAACTTCGAGAGAATCGTGCTGAGAGAGGCAAAGGATAAGGATGTCGCCTTTCTAACCGCAGGAGATCCCATGGTGGCGACGACGCACGCAGACCTCAGGATAAGGGCGAAGAAAGCTGGAATCGAGAGCTACGTCATTCATGCCCCCAGTATTTATTCGGCAGTTGCCATCACCGGTCTTCAGATCTACAAGTTCGGCAAGAGCGCGACCGTTGCATATCCGGAGAAGAACTGGTTCCCAACGAGCCACTACGACGTGATAAGGGAGAACAAGGAGAGGAGCCTCCATACCCTTCTCTTCCTCGACATCAAGGCGGATCAGAACAGGTATATGACGGCCAACGAGGCGATGGAGATCCTCCTCCAGGTCGAGGAGATGAAGGGGCAAGGAGTCTTCACGCCCGAGACTCTAGTGGTAGTTCTCGCGAGGGCCGGCTCGCTCAACCCAACTCTCAAGGCCGGCTACGTCAGGGACATGCTCAAGGAGGACTTCGGAAGGCAGCCCCACGTCCTAATAGTTCCCGGAAGGCTCCACATAGTCGAAGCCGAGTACCTTGTCGAGTTTGCTGGGGCCCCAAAGGAGATCCTGGAGGAGGTCTAG